DNA sequence from the Chitinispirillales bacterium ANBcel5 genome:
TAGACCCCGCGGCCATATCAAAGATCATTAAGGTCGATGTTCCGGTGGTGGGTGACGCGAAGAATATCCTTACCGCGCTCAATAAGATCATTAAGAAGCGTAAGGCTGATTCCTGGAACGATCAGGTCAATGAGTGGAAGGGTGAGAAGCTTTTTAGCTACACAGATTCCGACTCGGAGATTAAGCCTCAGGCGGTTATCGAGAAGCTTTATGATATCACCAAAGGAGAGGCACTGGTTGCCACCGAAGTGGGGCAGCATCAGATGTGGGCGGCTCAGTACTTCAGGTACTTAAAGCCCAGAACGCTTATCTCTTCGGGCGGACTTGGAACGATGGGATTTGGAATGCCGGCCGCGATGGGTGCCGCGTTCGGGAACCGTTCGCTTCCGGTTGTGGATATAGCCGGTGATGGATCTATACAGATGAATATCCAGGAACTTGCAACACTTGCCATAAACAATATACCGGTGAAGGTTATAATACTTAATAATTCATATCTGGGTATGGTTCGTCAGTGGCAGCAGCTCTTTTTTAACAGACGTTACAGCTCGACCTGTTTACGGGGCGGATCATTGTGTCCTGTATGTAATGGGCCGGAGAATTGTACAAAAAAATATATACCCGATTTTGTGAAGCTTGCGGAGAGCTATAATGTCGCGGCGTTTCGCTGTGATGAACCGGCTGAGGTGGAAAATGTACTGCGCAAGGGCCTTGAGGTTGATGGTCCTGCGGTGATGGAGTTTATTGTTAGCCAGGAGGAGAATGTGTACCCCATGGTTCCTGCCGGCAAACCACTTGATGATATACTGGAGGGATAATGAGCACGCATACCATATCTATTTTAACAGAAAACCATAGTGGTTCACTTTCCCGGATTGCGGGGCTCTTCTCAAGCAGAGGGTATAATATCTCCACTCTTACCGTGGCAGAGACCGACGATCCAACCATGTCGAGAATGACCATTGTAGTTAGTGGTGATGAAGAGATACTGGAGCAGATTGTAAAACAGCTCAATAAGCTTATAGACGTAGTGAAAGTTATCGATTTTAACGATATGCCTAAAATCGAACGGGAACTTCTTTTGGTGACCGTTGATCTTAACCGCGCGTCACGTCATGAAGTGGTTGAGACCGCCAATCTGTTTAACGCTACGGTAGCCGGAGTGACACCTTCATCGGTGACCTTTGAGTTCTCGGGTGAAAGAGAGCGTGTCGATGACTTTATGACCATGTTAAAACCCTACGGAATTCGCGATGTCGTGCGTTCCGGTGCTGTTGCCATATAGGGTTTGGGAATAAGAGGGTGCGGGAAACAGTGAAACATTCTCCTGCCACTCTGCTCTGAAACCCGGATTGGGCAATGGTGTAACGGGGAGAGAATTTAACAATAGTGTTATTGTAAGTTTGGTGATATATTTAGACAAAGTAAGGAAATAGTTTTGTAACAGAGTGCGGCAGTATTTTCGGCAGGATTTCGATCGGGTGTATAACCCCAAAGCTTCTTTTAATCTTCCGATGATCTGCGACCATAGATGATAATAAAACAATCTACATTTTTCATTTTTTCACATTTCAGAAGGAGCCCTTTTTATGGCAGTGATCGATTTTGGCGGTGTAAAAGAAGAGGTAATCACCCGCAAAGAGTATACCCTGGCCAAAGCACGTAAAACTCTAAAAAAAGAGACTATAGCGGTAATTGGATATGGGGTACAGGGGCCTGCCCAGGCGCTCAATTTAAAGGATAACGGTTTTAACGTTATCATTGGTCAGTCAAAGAAGTTTAAGGCCGACTGGGAGAGAGCCAAAAAGGATGGTTGGGTTCCTGGCGAAACACTCTTTGAAGTTGAAGAGGCGGCAGAGAGAGGTACAATCATAAAGATGCTTGTTTCTGATGCCGCTCAGATGTCAGTATGGAAGAGCATAAAGAAGTATCTCAATGAGGGTGACGCGCTTTATTTCTCTCATGGATTCTCTATTGTGTACAAAGATCAGACAAAAGTTGTTCCACCGGAAGATGTTGATGTGATTTTGGTTGCTCCAAAGGGAAGTGGTACATCGGTACGACGTAATTTCCTTTCGGGTGCTGGTATCAACTCAAGTTACGCGGTGTATCAGGATTACACAGGCAAAGCAGAAGAGCGTTGTATCGCTCTTGGTATTGGAATTGGCTCAGGGTACCTTTTCCCAACTACTTTCGAAAAAGAGGTTCACAGTGACCTTACCGGTGAGCGTGGTGTGCTTATGGGTGCATTGGCCGGTCTTATGGAAGCGCAGTACCAGGTTCTTCGCAGAAACGGTCACAGCCCAAGTGAAGCTTTTAACGAAACCGTTGAGGAACTTACACAGAGTCTTATCCGTTTGGTTGACGAAAACGGTATGGACTGGATGTACTCAAACTGTTCTGCTACCGCGCAGCGTGGTGCTCTGGACTGGAAGCCTAAGTTTAAGAAAGCTACACAGCCAATCTTTACCGAACTTTACAAGGCTGTAGCAAGTGGTAAGGAAACCAGACGTGTGCTTAATGTTTGCGGAAGAGCAAACTACAAAGACAAACTGGAAAGAGAGCTCGCGGCCATAAGAGAAAGCGAAATGTGGAAGGCTGGTAAAGCGGTACGTGACCTCAGACCTAAAACAAAAGCCCGTGATATCGATAAATCCACAAAGGGTATATCAGGAAGAGGCGAAAACTAATTAGCCTTATCGATCGGTTCAGATAGTTTGCGCTGGTTGATACTGCTCAGTAATTACTCTGGCCCGGAAACTGTTCCGGGCCGGATGTATTATGCGGCAAAGAGGAATTATAAATTTATATGAATGAAAACAAGATCATAATATTTGACACCACGCTTCGCGATGGGGAGCAGGCGCTTGCTTCAAGCCTCTCTATGGAGCAGAAGTTAAGGATCGCCAAACAACTGGCCCGTCTTAATGTGGATGTCATAGAGGCTGGTTTTCCTGTCTCTTCACCCGGGGATTTTGAATCGGTTTCCACTATCTCTAAAGAGGTGCGGGGGCCTGCGGTGTGCGGGTTGGCACGCGCGGTGGAAAAAGATATTACGGCATGCGGCGAAGCCCTGAAGGGTGCTAAGAGACCACGGATCCATACCTTTATCGGAACATCACAAATTCACACCGAGAAGAAGCTGAGAAAATCCGAAGACGATATTTTACAGCTGGTAAAAAAGAGTGTGGAATTTGCCAGAAACTATACCGATGATGTGGAGTTTTCCGCTGAAGACGCCGGAAGAACCGGTAAAGATTTTTTATGCAGGGTTGTGGAAACTGCCATTAAAGCAGGGGCAGGCACCATTAACATTCCTGACACTGTGGGATACACCGTTCCGGAACACTTCGCGTCTATAATGGATCTGATTTTTGAGCGTGTTCCCAATGTGGGTGACGCGGTGATATCGGTTCACTGTCACGATGATTTGGGTATGTCTACCGCTAATTCCCTTACTGCCATCGCGCACGGAGCACGGCAGGTCGAGTGTACGATAAACGGAATAGGGGAGAGAGCCGGTAATGCCGCACTGGAAGAGATCGTGATGGCTTTAAAGGTACGAAAAGATCTTTTCAATGTTTATACCGACATCGAAACTTCGGAGCTGATGCGCACAAGTAAGCTTATCCGTGATATCTGTAACATGCCGGTACAGCCAAATAAGGCTATTGTGGGGAGTAATGCCTTTGCTCATTCATCGGGGATTCATCAGGATGGGGTACTAAAGGCAAAAACCACCTATGAGATTATGACACCTCAGTCGGTCGGCCTTAAGGATAACAAAATGAACCTTACCAGCCGTTCGGGTAGTCATATGGTTAAATCCAGGCTTGCGAGTCTGGGCTATGAGGAAGCTGATTACACGCTCAGTGATTTTTATACAAAGTTTAAAAACCTTGCCGACAAAAAAGGCACGGTTTACGATGATGATCTTATTACGCTGATGGAGTCAAAGAGCAGCGAGGATCTGGAAGACAGGTATGTGCTTGACTATTTAAATGTTTCCAGTGGTAAAAAGACCGTTCCTACTGCAACGGCCAGAATCGTTATTGATGGAGAGGTTAAGCAGGAAGCAGCTTGTGGCGATGGCGCGGTTGATGCTGCCACCAAGGCGATCGACAGAATCGTTGGGTTTGATATAGAGATTGAAGGGTATCATCTGGATTCTGTAACGCAGGGCAGAGAGGCTCTGGGAAGGGTTGCTATCACTGCAAGTGCACCTGAAGGGCACTTTGTGGGAAATGGAACCAGCACCGATATTGTTGAAGCATCAGCGTTTGCTTATATGGATATTATCAACAAAATCGCGCGGATGAAAATGTTTAATAAAAAGATTCCGCCCAAAATTGATATCAGCCTGTAGTACAACAGCGTACTCGGAAATCTGCACCGGAGCAGTAAAAAGAACAAGGGGAAAAGCGGATACAGTTTGCATTGTTACAACTGTGTTTATAAGTGAATAAATAAATAACTGTATCCTGAAATTTCAGACTGCATAAACTTATACTGTTTTACTAACCTTATACAAAAGGATACAGAGGATGAAATCGTACAATATCGCTTTAATGCCGGGAGATGGAACCGGGCCGGAAGTTCTTAAAGAAGGTGTAAAGGTAATTGATGCAGCAGCAGCGAAGTTCGGTATTTCCTTTGACTATCAGGAGTACGATTTCGGTGGTGAAAGGTACAAAAAGACCGGTGAAACACTGCCCGACTCAGGTGTTGAGGACCTTAAGAAACACGACGCTATCTTTCTTGGGGCTATAGGTCATCCCGATGTAAAACCCGGGATTCTTGAGCTTGGAATCCTTCTGAAACTGCGTTTTGCCCTCGATCAGTACATAAACCTGCGCCCTGTAAAACTCTATCCCAATGTAGAGACACCGCTGAAGGATAAAGGGCCTGAACACATAGATTTTGTCGTTGTACGTGAAAACAGTGGTGGTATCTATACCGGTATGGGTGGCGCCACGATGGTTGGCACTCAAAACGAGATCGCCACACAGGTAATGTGTTACTCAAGACCGGTGGTTGAGCGTTGTATCCGTTACGCATACGATCTTACACGCAAACGTAACAAGAAAAAACTTCTCACACTTGTACATAAGTGCAATGTTCTTACCGATGTTGGTGACCTGTGGGTAAGAACTCATGAGGAAGTGGGTAACAGCGATTATACCGATATCAAACAGGACTATAACCATGTAGACGCATGCACAATGTGGATGGTAAAGAGTCCTGAGTACTACGATGTGATTGTCACATCTAACCTTTTTGGTGATATCATTACAGACCTTGGCGCCATGATTCAGGGTGGGATGGGAATAGCTGCTGGCGGAAATATCAATCCTGAAGGTGTATCGATGTTTGAACCTATTGGCGGCAGTGCTCCAAAATACACCGGACAGAATATCATTAACCCACTGGCTGCTATTTCTTCGGGCGCTATGATGCTTGATACATTAGGGGAAACAGAAGCAGCCGCGGCAATCGATAAGGCTGTTAACGACGCGCTGGCATCGGGGAAAATTAAAAGCCTTTCTGCTGGTAGAATGGGTATGTCAACAACGGAAGTAGGCGATTTTGTCGCTTCACTTCTCTAAAAAGAGAATTCGTTAAACTCGCGGTACCTCATGTTTCATTGAGGTACTGCACAAAATACAGGAAAATCGGTACAGTATGACTAAAGAGATGCACAACGTGGAAGTATACGACACGACTCTTCGTGACGGAAATCAGGCGCTTGGTATAAGTCTTTCACTCAATGATAAACTCGATATCGCGGAGAAACTCAACGAGATGGGGGTCCACTATATCGAGGGTGGATGGCCAAATCCCACAAACACAGTAGATACGCAGTTCTATGCACGTGCGGCGAAAATGAATCTTAAGGCTAAGATCGCCGCGTTTGGGAGTACACGCAGACCTAAAAACGATGTTGAAAACGACCCATTTATGAAGATGCTTATCTCAACCGGTGCTCCTGTTGCTACTATTTTTGGTAAAACCTGGGATTTGCATGTAGAGAAGGTTATCAATACCACTCTGGAAGAAAACCTCGCAATGGTCTTTGACTCGGTAAAATTTCTTAAATCCCACATGGATGAAGTAATCTATGATGCCGAACACTTTTTTGATGGGTACAAGAATAATCCTGAATATTCTATGAAAACCCTCATAGCGGCCCAGGACGCGGGTGCCGATTGTATCGTATTGTGTGATACCAACGGGGGACTGCTCCCCGATGAGTTTGTTAAGATTTTCAGAGAAGTTAAATCAAAACTCAATGTAAAGCTGGGTATACATATGCACAATGATTCCGGATGTGGCGATGCTATGTCGTGTCTTGGTGTTATAGAAGGTGCACAACACGTCCAGGGTACGATTAACGGATTGGGTGAGCGGTGCGGTAACGCAAACTTATGCACGATTATTCCCAACCTTCAGCTAAAGAGGGGCTTTGAACTCGTTACTGCCCAGCAGTTGAAAAACCTGACTTCAGCTTCGGTATATATAGCGGAAACGGCAAACGTGACCCCCAATATTCGCCATCCCTATGTTGGTGAAGCGGCATTCTCTCATAAAGCAGGCGCTCATGCTGATGGGGTCAGAAAGGTCAGTCAGTCTTTTGAGCATATATCACCGGAGTTGGTTGGTAACAGCCGTCAGTTTGTGGTTAGTGATCAGGCCGGATCAAGTACTATTCTTGAAAAGCTTGATAAGATACAGCCGGGGATGGACAAGAAAGATCCATCGGTGAAAAAGCTTCTCTCTGTGACAAAGGAGCTTGAAAGTAAAGGATATCAGTTTGAGGCTGCAGAAGGCTCCTTTGAGCTTCTTGCCCGCGAAGTACTTGGGCAGTTTGAAGAACCGTTTGAGGTGATAGGGTTTAGAGTAATAGAAGAGAAACGAACTGATGGTCAGGTGTACTCTGAAGCAACCATAAAGGTGCATGAAGATGGCATCTTCGAGCATACTGCCGCTGAAGGTGACGGGCCGGTGAATGCGCTCGATAACGCTCTTAGAAAATCGTTGATGAAGTTTTTCCCTTCACTTGAAGATGTGAAGCTTGAGGATTTCAAGGTTAGAGTGCTTGATGAGAGAAGTGGTACGGGTGCTAAGGTCAGAGTGTTGATCGAATCGACCGATAAAGTTGATCGGTGGGGGACTGTGGGTGTATCAACCAACATAATTGAAGCATCATGGCTGGCCCTTCTTGACAGTATCAAATACAAGCTTATGAAAGACGCTCTGTCCAAAAAGGAAAAGAAAAGCGTGTAATTAAGCGTAAAAAAACGTTTGTATGAACAAAAATTTTAAAAGTATCAATTAGGAACGCACTATGGCAGCACCATCTATTGATTGGAAAAACATCGGTTTTCAGTACGTAAAGACAAACGGCCTGGTAAAAACCCGCTACGCGGATGGTAAGTGGAGTGGCGTTGAGGTATGTGAAGAGCCGATGTTGAATATTCATGCTGCAGCTACCTGCCTTCATTACGGACAGGCGTGCTTTGAGGGACTTAAGGCCTTCAGGCGCAAAGATGGTTCAATCGCAATTTTCAGGCCCGAGAAAAACGCCCGGCGGCTTATCGATACAGCAAAAAGAGTGGCTATGGAATCCCCGCCAGAGGAACTTTTTATCGAAGCGGTCAAAAAAGTGGTTGAAATCAATCGTGACTGGGTGCCGCCCTACGGTACCGGGGCAACATTCTATATCAGGCCTCTTTTGATTGGAACCAGCGCCCGGGTGGGAATCAGTCCTTCAGAGGAATACGAGCTTCTGGTTTTGGGAATGCCGGTAGGTCCATACTATAAAGACGGTTTTTATCCGGTAAAAGCCTATGTTCAGGACCAGTTTGACCGCGCCGCTCCAAGAGGGGTTGGTAATGTAAAGGTTGCGGGAAACTATGCTGCCGGTATGTTAAGTGATCTTAAAAGCAGGGAAAAGGGTTACTCTATTACTCTTTATCTGGACGCTGCCCAACATCAGTTTATAGATGAATTTGGCACTTCCAACTTCATCGCCATAACCGGTGGTGGAAAGTATGTTACTCCCAATTCAGAATCTATTTTACCTTCCATAACTAATATCAGCCTTCAGGAGATCGCCAGGGATTTCGGGTTACGTGTTGAGTGCCGACCTGTAAAATTCAGCGAACTGGCCTCCTTTAGTGAAGTTGGGGCATGTGGTACTGCCGCGGTTATAACCCCCATTTACTCGGTAACCAGAGGCGAGCAGGTGTTTACCTTTGGTGATGAATGCAAAGCCGGTGAAACGCTTGAAAAGCTGTTCAGGGAAATTCAGGGAATACAGTTTGGTGAGGTGGAAGACAGGCACGGTTGGATGCTTGAGGTTTAATTTGCTTTCCGGGGGAGTATCCCCCGGAATATTGTATGTCTACTCTTTTAAATATGTCCCTTCTTCTCATATTCTTCATAGCCATGAAGGTACCTTAAATAGGTAACCCACTTCATGGGGCTTTTATTGCTGAATGCAAAACGAATCACCTCGTTTTTGTGACAAAATTCAAATATGTTCTTTCTTTGGATCACAAAGTCACTAATAGCATTAACCGGCCAGCTGTACTCTTTATCCCCATCAGTAATACTTAAGGTTTTCGGGGTAAGTTTAGCGTTACCACTTTTCAGTACAATTTCAAAATCGTCGTTTTCAGAATTGAAGGTTTGCATCTCTATTGCACTGCTTTGAGTAAGGAGTTCATTGTCTGTGGCCGCGGCGATCTTTCCTTTAACCATCTCCTTGTGTTTTAGCGACCAGTCATAGAGATCGAAAGCGGGGGTACTCTTACCCTGTTCAGTAAATCCGCAATGTGCGTCCATGAGCCATGATTTGTTACAGTGTGAGCAGGTGACAGTACTGCCCGAAACTTCCAACATGTCTTCACTGTTACAATGAACACAGTTCCACACGAAGTTCTGAAGACCCAGGGCTAAATTATTACCTGAGAAAGGTGCCTTTTGGTTATCGGGGTCTTTCACATCATTTTGATAGATAGACTTTTGTATAATTGAGAGAAGTCGCTCTTCGCTCATCGATTCAATTTCCTGAGCGCTGAGAGTTTTAAAGTCAATGTGAACGCGTCCTTTGCGAAGACTTTCAGCCCACCAGGGTTTCATAAGAAAATTACCCTTCAACCGCACCAGTACAACAGGGCATCGTGCGCGCTTTGCGATTTTTTCTATCCCCTTGTAGATCGGTTGTGTTTCACCGTCCCAGGTCGTCTGGCCTTCAGGAAAAATGCACACCGCGTCCCTCTCTTTAAGTCTCTTGAGGGTTAGTTTCATTGCTTTAAAGTCTGAAGACCCTTTTTTCTTGGGAATGGTACCGACATTTCTAAGATACCAGCTGGTTATTTTGCCGACCCTGAACGCATCATCATTAATCATCAGATAAAATGGTTTAATGCTGTAGAACCCAATAAACCAGGGATCAAAAAAAGTTCCGTGATTTGAGACTACAAGAAAGGGTGGTTTAGGAAAACGAAATGAGGAGGGGTGTTTGTTAAACCGGTACCTCTTTTTTAGTGAAAACAATATGAATGTTTTTGAAATCACATTCCACATTGTCCAATGTCGTAGTTTTTCTTTCAGTTTCATGGGTGCACCTGTGATTGAGTCTTTATGAACGGTTCTTTTTACACATTAAACTTGAAAAATACAATATCCCCATCTTTTACCACATATTCTTTTCCCTCTGAGCGTACCTTCCCCGCGGCTTTGATGTTTGCTTCTGTTTTATAGTTTTGCAGGTCTTCGAGAGTGTAGACATCGGCGCGTATAAAGCCTTTTTCAAAGTCACTGTGAATAACGCCAGCGGCCTGAGGGGCAGTTGATCCTGCGAGCATGGTCCATGCTCTGTTTTCTTTTTCGCCGGCAGTGAAAAATGTTCTGAGTCCCAAAAGCTTGTAAATAGATTTTGCCAGGGTGTTAAGGCCCGGTTCTTCGAGTCCAAGGCTTTCAAGGAACTCTTTTCTATCATCTTCATTGAGCTCAGCGATCTCTGATTCTACTTTTCCGCTAATTTTTATGCATTCTGCTCCCACACTCCGCGCGTGTGCTTTTAACTTTTTAACACTTTCATTGTCTTCATGAAGTTCCTGTTCGTCTACATTGGCAACATAAAGCACGGGCTTTGCGGATAACAGGTGTAACTCAGCGATCGCTTCCATCTCCTCAGCGCTTTGCAGTGCTTCTCTGACCGCCACCCCTTCAGAGAGCTTACTTTCAACTTTTTTGAAGATCTCAAGTTTCCTTTTCATCTCTTTATCACCCGATTTCGCGGCTCTTTCGACTCTGGTTACTCCCCGTTCAACCGTATCAAGATCCTTGATCATAAGCTCCGTTTCGATGGTGTTGATATCGCGCAGTGGGTCTACCGAGCCATCCACATGCACCACATCACCAGTTTCAAAACAACGCACCACATGTGCGACAGCATCAACATCCTTAATATGACCCAAAAACTGATTACCAAGCCCTTCACCTTTACTGGCCCCCCGAACCAGACCGGCAATATCGATAAGCTCCAAAAACGCGGGGATTACTTTCTGGGTGGGGATAAATTCTGTTATGCTCTTAAGTCGCTCATCGGGTACAGCAATGATGCCATGGTTTGGATCGATGGTACAGAATGGATAATTCTCAGCCTGAGCTTTACCTGAGCCTGAGCACAAAGCGTTAAAGATCGTTGATTTTCCTACATTTGGTAAACCGATAATTCCTGCAGCGAGTCCCATAATGTCCTTTTATTTGGTTTAAGTTGAAGTGTTTCCGAAGTATTGAAAAATAGTTATTGCCAGCAAAAATACTATACAGTACGACTTACTGGGGATGATGTTGAAGAGGTTGGGATTAAAGTGGCTACAAACGGGGGGAAATAGATCCCTTTTTTAGGCTACGGCAAAGTTTTTGCACTATTTATACTCCGGCATAAATAGGTTTGAGGGTAATAATGCTCTGGACTTATAGTGCAAAACAGGTTAGAATCATTACTACAATATTCAGGAGTTATATAAATGTACTCTGAAAAGAAAACAGCTGCTGATACCATCCTGCCGGTTCTTAAAGATGTCACCATCTTCGCCGGTCTCTCAAAAGAGGCTATATGCTCTATCTACGACAGCTGTGATATTGTGGAAGCATGTATCGGAGAAGTGCTTCTTAAGGAGGGGGCACCAGCCACCGATATCTTTATCCTTCTGAGGGGAAGGGTTTCTATGGTGCTTAATACCGCAGGCCAAAGCCTTGAGATTGG
Encoded proteins:
- the ilvN gene encoding acetolactate synthase small subunit, producing MSTHTISILTENHSGSLSRIAGLFSSRGYNISTLTVAETDDPTMSRMTIVVSGDEEILEQIVKQLNKLIDVVKVIDFNDMPKIERELLLVTVDLNRASRHEVVETANLFNATVAGVTPSSVTFEFSGERERVDDFMTMLKPYGIRDVVRSGAVAI
- the ilvC gene encoding ketol-acid reductoisomerase, with the protein product MAVIDFGGVKEEVITRKEYTLAKARKTLKKETIAVIGYGVQGPAQALNLKDNGFNVIIGQSKKFKADWERAKKDGWVPGETLFEVEEAAERGTIIKMLVSDAAQMSVWKSIKKYLNEGDALYFSHGFSIVYKDQTKVVPPEDVDVILVAPKGSGTSVRRNFLSGAGINSSYAVYQDYTGKAEERCIALGIGIGSGYLFPTTFEKEVHSDLTGERGVLMGALAGLMEAQYQVLRRNGHSPSEAFNETVEELTQSLIRLVDENGMDWMYSNCSATAQRGALDWKPKFKKATQPIFTELYKAVASGKETRRVLNVCGRANYKDKLERELAAIRESEMWKAGKAVRDLRPKTKARDIDKSTKGISGRGEN
- the leuA gene encoding 2-isopropylmalate synthase, with protein sequence MNENKIIIFDTTLRDGEQALASSLSMEQKLRIAKQLARLNVDVIEAGFPVSSPGDFESVSTISKEVRGPAVCGLARAVEKDITACGEALKGAKRPRIHTFIGTSQIHTEKKLRKSEDDILQLVKKSVEFARNYTDDVEFSAEDAGRTGKDFLCRVVETAIKAGAGTINIPDTVGYTVPEHFASIMDLIFERVPNVGDAVISVHCHDDLGMSTANSLTAIAHGARQVECTINGIGERAGNAALEEIVMALKVRKDLFNVYTDIETSELMRTSKLIRDICNMPVQPNKAIVGSNAFAHSSGIHQDGVLKAKTTYEIMTPQSVGLKDNKMNLTSRSGSHMVKSRLASLGYEEADYTLSDFYTKFKNLADKKGTVYDDDLITLMESKSSEDLEDRYVLDYLNVSSGKKTVPTATARIVIDGEVKQEAACGDGAVDAATKAIDRIVGFDIEIEGYHLDSVTQGREALGRVAITASAPEGHFVGNGTSTDIVEASAFAYMDIINKIARMKMFNKKIPPKIDISL
- a CDS encoding 3-isopropylmalate dehydrogenase; its protein translation is MKSYNIALMPGDGTGPEVLKEGVKVIDAAAAKFGISFDYQEYDFGGERYKKTGETLPDSGVEDLKKHDAIFLGAIGHPDVKPGILELGILLKLRFALDQYINLRPVKLYPNVETPLKDKGPEHIDFVVVRENSGGIYTGMGGATMVGTQNEIATQVMCYSRPVVERCIRYAYDLTRKRNKKKLLTLVHKCNVLTDVGDLWVRTHEEVGNSDYTDIKQDYNHVDACTMWMVKSPEYYDVIVTSNLFGDIITDLGAMIQGGMGIAAGGNINPEGVSMFEPIGGSAPKYTGQNIINPLAAISSGAMMLDTLGETEAAAAIDKAVNDALASGKIKSLSAGRMGMSTTEVGDFVASLL
- the cimA gene encoding citramalate synthase, translating into MTKEMHNVEVYDTTLRDGNQALGISLSLNDKLDIAEKLNEMGVHYIEGGWPNPTNTVDTQFYARAAKMNLKAKIAAFGSTRRPKNDVENDPFMKMLISTGAPVATIFGKTWDLHVEKVINTTLEENLAMVFDSVKFLKSHMDEVIYDAEHFFDGYKNNPEYSMKTLIAAQDAGADCIVLCDTNGGLLPDEFVKIFREVKSKLNVKLGIHMHNDSGCGDAMSCLGVIEGAQHVQGTINGLGERCGNANLCTIIPNLQLKRGFELVTAQQLKNLTSASVYIAETANVTPNIRHPYVGEAAFSHKAGAHADGVRKVSQSFEHISPELVGNSRQFVVSDQAGSSTILEKLDKIQPGMDKKDPSVKKLLSVTKELESKGYQFEAAEGSFELLAREVLGQFEEPFEVIGFRVIEEKRTDGQVYSEATIKVHEDGIFEHTAAEGDGPVNALDNALRKSLMKFFPSLEDVKLEDFKVRVLDERSGTGAKVRVLIESTDKVDRWGTVGVSTNIIEASWLALLDSIKYKLMKDALSKKEKKSV
- a CDS encoding branched-chain amino acid aminotransferase; this encodes MAAPSIDWKNIGFQYVKTNGLVKTRYADGKWSGVEVCEEPMLNIHAAATCLHYGQACFEGLKAFRRKDGSIAIFRPEKNARRLIDTAKRVAMESPPEELFIEAVKKVVEINRDWVPPYGTGATFYIRPLLIGTSARVGISPSEEYELLVLGMPVGPYYKDGFYPVKAYVQDQFDRAAPRGVGNVKVAGNYAAGMLSDLKSREKGYSITLYLDAAQHQFIDEFGTSNFIAITGGGKYVTPNSESILPSITNISLQEIARDFGLRVECRPVKFSELASFSEVGACGTAAVITPIYSVTRGEQVFTFGDECKAGETLEKLFREIQGIQFGEVEDRHGWMLEV
- a CDS encoding lysophospholipid acyltransferase family protein, whose product is MKLKEKLRHWTMWNVISKTFILFSLKKRYRFNKHPSSFRFPKPPFLVVSNHGTFFDPWFIGFYSIKPFYLMINDDAFRVGKITSWYLRNVGTIPKKKGSSDFKAMKLTLKRLKERDAVCIFPEGQTTWDGETQPIYKGIEKIAKRARCPVVLVRLKGNFLMKPWWAESLRKGRVHIDFKTLSAQEIESMSEERLLSIIQKSIYQNDVKDPDNQKAPFSGNNLALGLQNFVWNCVHCNSEDMLEVSGSTVTCSHCNKSWLMDAHCGFTEQGKSTPAFDLYDWSLKHKEMVKGKIAAATDNELLTQSSAIEMQTFNSENDDFEIVLKSGNAKLTPKTLSITDGDKEYSWPVNAISDFVIQRKNIFEFCHKNEVIRFAFSNKSPMKWVTYLRYLHGYEEYEKKGHI
- the ychF gene encoding redox-regulated ATPase YchF — encoded protein: MGLAAGIIGLPNVGKSTIFNALCSGSGKAQAENYPFCTIDPNHGIIAVPDERLKSITEFIPTQKVIPAFLELIDIAGLVRGASKGEGLGNQFLGHIKDVDAVAHVVRCFETGDVVHVDGSVDPLRDINTIETELMIKDLDTVERGVTRVERAAKSGDKEMKRKLEIFKKVESKLSEGVAVREALQSAEEMEAIAELHLLSAKPVLYVANVDEQELHEDNESVKKLKAHARSVGAECIKISGKVESEIAELNEDDRKEFLESLGLEEPGLNTLAKSIYKLLGLRTFFTAGEKENRAWTMLAGSTAPQAAGVIHSDFEKGFIRADVYTLEDLQNYKTEANIKAAGKVRSEGKEYVVKDGDIVFFKFNV